The DNA segment TTGAGGACTATGTGTTCTGCGGTCCCAGCATGGTGTTCACGAATGTGACCACCCCCCGCTGTCTCTTTCCCCGCAATACCAGTGAAGACTACCGGACCACCCGCGTGAAGCGGGGTGCCTCCATCGGCGCCAATGCTACTATCGTGTGCGGGATCACTCTTCATGAGTGCGCTTTCGTGGCCGCGGGGGCCGTGGTGACGAAGGATGTTCCCCCTTATGCCATGGTGGCAGGGGTTCCGGCCCGGATCATTGGGTATATGTGCGAGCGTGGGGAGCGCCTAGCTTTTGATGACAGGGGC comes from the Geothrix sp. 21YS21S-4 genome and includes:
- a CDS encoding acyltransferase, producing the protein MEKPAYTHPTAVVDEGAQLGEGTKIWHFCHVYPQAVIGKHSILGQNVMVANGVTIGDHCKIQNNVSLYEGVILEDYVFCGPSMVFTNVTTPRCLFPRNTSEDYRTTRVKRGASIGANATIVCGITLHECAFVAAGAVVTKDVPPYAMVAGVPARIIGYMCERGERLAFDDRGEATTSYGQKYRKHAQGLVGKVD